From a single Opisthocomus hoazin isolate bOpiHoa1 chromosome 6, bOpiHoa1.hap1, whole genome shotgun sequence genomic region:
- the FBXL15 gene encoding F-box/LRR-repeat protein 15 — translation MSLAPSRGCLLDLPWEDILVPHVLCHLPLQQLLSLQRVSKSFQSLIQLYLANMRCFDSTQVGPAIPRAAFVNLLKDNEVLQQLALQNCSDWLTDRELLPVIGQNHHLHQIQLKGCAQLSRHALVAISLSCPNLRQLSLAHCEWVDSLSLRSLADHCKALEAVDLTACRQLKDEAICYLAQKCAGLKSLSLAVNANVGDVAVEEVAKCCPELEHLDLTGCLRVKNDSIRVLAEYCPKLRSLKVKHCHNVAESSLSILRSRGVELDVEPPLQRALVLLQDVVGFAPFINLQI, via the exons ATGAGTTTGGCCCCCTCCAGGGGATGCCTCCTGGACCTGCCCTGGGAAGACATCCTGGTTCCTCACGTCCTCTGCCACCTgccgctgcagcagctcctgagcCTGCAGAGGGTCAGCAAGTCGTTCCAGTCTCTCATCCAGCTGTACCTGGCCAACATGCGCTGCTTCGACTCGACCCAG GTCGGACCTGCCATCCCTCGAGCTGCTTTCGTTAACCTGCTGAAGGACAACgaagtgctgcagcagctggcGCTCCAGAACTGCTCCGACTGGCTGACGGACAGGGAGCTGCTCCCGGTCATCGGGCAGAACCACCACCTCCACCAGATCCAGCTGAAGGGCTGCGCCCAGCTCAGCCGGCACGCGCTGGTGGCCATCTCGCTGAGCTGCCCCAACCTGCGCCAGCTCTCCCTGGCTCACTGCGAGTGGGTGGACAGCCTGTCCTTGCGCAGCCTGGCCGACCACTGCAAGGCACTGGAGGCTGTGGACCTGACGGCCTGTCGCCAGCTGAAGGACGAGGCCATCTGCTACCTGGCGCAGAAGTGCGCCGGGCTCAAGTCGCTGTCGCTGGCTGTCAATGCCAACGTGGGTGATGTGGCGGTCGAGGAGGTTGCCAAGTGCTGCCCTGAGCTGGAGCACCTGGATCTCACGGGGTGTCTGCGAgtcaagaatgactccatcag GGTCCTGGCTGAGTACTGTCCCAAGCTGCGCTCACTGAAGGTGAAGCATTGCCACAACGTGGCCGAGTCCAGCCTGAGCATCCTCCGGAGCCGTGGCGTGGAGCTGGACGTGGAGCCTCCACTGCAGAGGGCTCTCGTTCTCCTGCAGGACGTGGTTGGCTTTGCCCCTTTCATCAACCTCCAGATCTAG
- the CUEDC2 gene encoding CUE domain-containing protein 2 has product MELERIIRDTLTRFIQSHIPAADLSGMDDVFFSYITGVLEELGSPESSEETFDMDTFVEMMEAYIPGFAEIHSGDVCEMMFSLSERLGEARNKEKPGQKAVESRSEAPSEDLTKGREPGAGACNGERLCTPTDRARAQEGDDLKDGVELLLEMFPACTMSQAEKALAMALGNLEEAVQLIVEEKVEIGPAGASVKELARPRRAPNHEELKQVILQKYMMVDSADDQKTHRPAPPKEAPKKLIRYIDNQVVSTKGERYKDIKKPESKEMKRTYISFKPARKYKFH; this is encoded by the exons ATGGAGCTTGAAAGAATCATTCGAGACACGCTGACACGCTTCATCCAGTCCCACATCCCTGCAGCAGACCTCAG TGGGATGGATGATGTTTTCTTCTCTTACATCACGGGTGTCCTGGAAGAGCTGGGCTCACCAGAGTCCTCCGAGGAGACTTTTGACATGGACACCTTTGTGGAAATGATGGAGGCGTATATCCCTGGTTTTGCAGAAATCCACAG TGGGGATGTTTGTGAAATGATGTTCTCCCTCTCTGAAAGGCTTGGTGAAGCTCGCAACAAAG AAAAACCTGGCCAAAAGGCTGTGGAAAGCAGGAGTGAAGCACCCTCTGAAGATCTGACCAAGGGCCGGGAGCCTGGAGCTGGAGCCTGCAACGGGGAAAGGCTGTGCACTCCAACAGACAGAGCCAGGGCCCAG GAAGGCGACGACTTGAAGGACggggtggagctgctgctggagatgttCCCAGCCTGTACCATGAGCCAGGCAGAGAAGGCGCTCGCCATGGCCTTGGGGAACTTGGAGGAGGCCGTGCAGTTGATTgtggaggagaaggtggagaTTGGCCCAGCAGGTGCGAGTGTGAAG GAGCTGGCACGGCCCCGCAGAGCACCCAACCACGAGGAACTGAAACAGGTTATCCTACAGAA GTACATGATGGTGGATAGTGCAGACGATCAGAAAACACATCGGCCGGCCCCACCCAAAGAG GCTCCCAAGAAGCTGATCCGCTACATCGATAACCAGGTGGTGAGTACAAAGGGAGAGAGGTACAAAGACATCAAGAAGCCCGAGAGCAAGGAGATGAAGAGAACCTACATCAGCTTCAAACCAGCCAGGAAGTACAAGTTCCACTGA